One stretch of Lysobacterales bacterium DNA includes these proteins:
- a CDS encoding DUF3253 domain-containing protein, translating to MTPRQFPVEDSLAVLIRECVIELLEHRNDDASICPSEAARILGGELKIEWRDLMRSVRDVAATMADQGSIDIVQSGRPVDIHAARGPVRLRLRRKRIRGH from the coding sequence GTGACGCCACGCCAGTTCCCGGTCGAAGACTCGCTCGCGGTGTTGATCCGCGAGTGCGTGATCGAACTGCTGGAACACCGCAACGACGACGCCAGCATCTGCCCGAGCGAGGCCGCGCGCATCCTCGGTGGTGAACTGAAGATCGAGTGGCGCGACCTGATGCGCTCGGTGCGTGATGTCGCCGCCACCATGGCCGACCAGGGCAGCATCGACATCGTCCAGAGCGGCCGGCCGGTCGATATCCACGCTGCCCGTGGCCCGGTGCGGCTGCGGCTGCGGCGCAAGCGCATCCGCGGTCACTGA